In the genome of Brienomyrus brachyistius isolate T26 chromosome 17, BBRACH_0.4, whole genome shotgun sequence, one region contains:
- the LOC125711944 gene encoding uncharacterized protein LOC125711944 isoform X1: MLSPESAKLKKEKAEVDGVSELPLQTSALGFSPDQVESICEALMEGGNVDLLGRFLSTIPPSADLLRGNETLLKAQALVSFHREEFKELYAILESRDFHPSNHRFLQDLYLRARYKEAERSRGRSLGALDKCRLRKKYPLPNTIWDGEKSRNAQKECYTSDRYSTWGRDPEPGRVEPARERLTTIRLAVLPNGQDSVFLPRVGSLIKKIVVPLSMPESTFIEKIRAEFPSLRGDFCLCRVNRLRKIQQLELTSVCPAAIKACPLLRRSAVYIRPMENREEVENVHQVGGGNGMEWESQDMEEQKRLRVFRRDEEHGSTGPVRRRMTAIRLAALPNSRDTLLFPRAGLSIKKIVVPLSMPESAFIEKIRAEFPSLRGDFQLCRVNRQREIRQLQLSPVCPSAIKACPLLRRSAVYIRPMGSGEEGVGNVNVVGDGVGKEWEKHSGLEEPNVLEEEEEDEEEERNELKEEDMITDQADDKAVERVSVGLLECRVLPGQQNEEHRHSPVLDREMERRRRQFLERELRRIEAINTRKKMMNSIPEPDNGVTVQFKYPDGSLRRRRFLPSQPFQHIVAFAGSEEMASEIFTLQKAMSCTSLQSTQRGSLADNGITAPCTLYILWMLGDALEDIKSNSFAAHEQTQAAPPTTVPTFSPAPPPPVTVPTFSPAPLLPVTVPTFSPAPLLPVTVPTISPAPPPPVTVPTFSPAPPPPVTVPTFSPAPPPLVTVPSISPAPLLPVTVPTISPAPPPPVTVPSFSPPLLPPVTVPTISPAPPPPVTVPSFSPPLLPPVSVPTLSPDPSPPVTVTTFSPPPPPPIIVPSFSCPPPLPVTVPTLSPAPPPTPSPSNISSTPSSPDLQNAEEPFVIASALKTLKSRVHPLAPSANQINVLRNEEFDCALRAFRRPAFDPESKLDIVFIDEDGLGDGAADGGGPTREFCRLLMGQIQEHQIFEGPQEARTLVLDSVALHNNMYRIVGQMLAVCLIQGGVSPNFFSRRLFSQAFGLPSVPATTEEVVDRGLKAKLEKISSAETLDDARQAVNEAADELDPMGALWHLQSLEQRKELIEAAVQFYCERRIQAALQQLKEGLSTLGVLEEVTSHPQAFEKIFLQDTTSLKASDIVGLFQARSRSLPGSNRRRLEARAIAFWKDWLLEVEGGLTHPIDLEDVLIFATGLRRIPAMGFVTQPELAFLHPEDGLARFPKANTCSLVLHLPVGQSYTEFKNNMELGIGSGECRVLQ, from the exons ATGTTGTCTCCTGAGTCTGCAAAGCTGAAGAAAGAGAAGGCGGAGGTTGACGGTGTTTCGGAACTGCCGCTGCAAACTTCGGCGCTCGGCTTTTCCCCGGACCAAGTGGAGAGTATCTGCGAGGCGCTGATGGAGGGGGGCAACGTGGACCTCCTGGGTCGGTTCCTCTCCACCATCCCTCCGTCGGCCGACCTGCTACGTGGCAACGAGACCCTGCTGAAGGCCCAGGCGCTGGTCTCCTTCCACCGGGAGGAATTCAAAGAGCTGTATGCCATACTAGAGAGCCGCGACTTCCACCCGAGCAACCATAGGTTCCTGCAGGACCTGTACTTGCGGGCGCGGTATAAAGAGGCGGAGAGGTCCCGGGGTCGCAGCCTGGGAGCCCTGGATAAATGCAGGCTCCGGAAGAAGTACCCACTGCCAAACACGATATGGGACGGAGAGAAGTCCCGCAACGCCCAGAAGGAGTGCTACACCAGCGATAGGTACTCGACTTGGGG GCGAGATCCGGAGCCTGGGAGGGTAGAACCAGCTAGAGAGCGACTCACCACGATCCGACTGGCTGTTCTTCCGAATGGCCAAGATTCAGTATTTTTACCAAGAG TGGgatcattaattaaaaaaatcgtGGTTCCACTCTCCATGCCAGAGAGCACGTTTATTGAAAAAATAAGGGCAGAATTCCCTAGTTTACGAGGTGACTTCTGCCTTTGCAGAGTCAACAGACTTAGGAAAATCCAGCAGCTGGAGCTTACCTCTGTCTGTCCCGCTGCAATTAAAGCATGTCCTTTACTGCGAAGATCGGCCGTGTACATCAGACCGATG GAAAACAGGGAGGAGGTCGAGAATGTGCATCAAGTGGGGGGTGGGAATGGAATGGAGTGGGAAAGCCAAGACATGGAGGAACAGAAAAG ACTTCGCGTGTTTAGGCGAGATGAGGAGCACGGGAGCACAGGACCGGTCAGACGGCGGATGACTGCAATACGACTGGCTGCTCTTCCAAACAGCCGAGATACACTCTTATTTCCAAGAG CGGGATTATCCATAAAGAAAATCGTGGTGCCACTCTCCATGCCAGAGAGCGCATTTATTGAGAAAATAAGGGCAGAATTCCCTAGTTTACGAGGTGACTTTCAGCTTTGTAGAGTCAACAGACAAAGGGAAATCCGCCAGCTGCAGCTCTCCCCTGTCTGTCCCTCGGCTATAAAAGCGTGTCCTTTACTGCGAAGATCGGCCGTGTACATCAGACCAATG GGGTCTGGGGAGGAGGGAGTCGGGAATGTGAATGTAGTGGGGGATGGAGTTGGAAAGGAGTGGGAGAAGCACAGCGGGTTGGAGGAACCAAACgtgctggaggaggaggaggaggacgaggaggaggaacgAAACGAGTTGAAGGAGGAG GACATGATTACAGATCAGGCCGACGATAAAGCAgtagagagagtgagtgtgggcTTGCTGGAATGCCGTGTCCTGCCCGGACAGCAGAATGAAGAGCATCGGCATTCGCCGGTACTAGACCGAGAAATG GAGAGACGACGAAGGCAGTTTCTGGAGCGTGAGCTGAGAAGAATAGAG GCTATAAATACCAGGAAGAAAATGATGAATTCCATACCAGAGCCTGACAATGGGGTAACAGTCCAGTTTAAGTATCCTGACGGTAGCTTAAGACGGAGACGCTTCCTTCCTAGCCAACCTTTCCAG CATATAGTTGCCTTTGCGGGCAGTGAAGAAATGGCTAGTGAAATATTTACGCTTCAGAAGGCTATGTCCTGTACCTCACTGCAAAGCACCCAAAGAGGTTCACTGGCAGACAATGGCATCACTGCACCGTGTACTCTGTACATTCTGTGGATGTTGGGGGACGCACTGGAG GATATTAAGTCAAACTCCTTCGCAGCACATGAGCAGACGCAAGCTGCACCACCTACCACAGTCCCCACCTTCTCCCCTGCTCCCCCTCCACCGGTCACAGTCCCCACCTTCTCCCCTGCTCCCCTTCTACCGGTCACAGTCCCCACCTTCTCCCCTGCTCCCCTTCTACCGGTCACAGTCCCCAC CATCTCCCCTGCTCCCCCTCCACCGGTCACAGTCCCCACCTTCTCCCCTGCTCCCCCTCCACCGGTCACAGTCCCCACCTTCTCCCCTGCTCCCCCTCCACTGGTCACAGTCCCCAGCATCTCCCCTGCTCCCCTTCTACCGGTCACAGTCCCCACCATCTCCCCTGCTCCCCCTCCACCGGTCACAGTCCCCTCCTTTTCCCCTCCTCTCCTTCCACCAGTCACAGTCCCCACCATCTCCCCTGCTCCCCCTCCACCGGTCACAGTCCCCTCCTTTTCCCCTCCTCTCCTTCCACCGGTCTCAGTCCCCACCCTTTCCCCTGATCCCTCTCCACCTGTCACAGTAACAACCTTTTCCCCTCCTCCCCCTCCACCCATTATAGTCCCCTCTTTTTCCTGTCCTCCCCCTCTACCTGTCACAGTCCCCACCCTTTCCCCTgctccccctcccacccccagtcCCTCTAATATCTCCTCCACTCCGTCAAGCCCAGACCTGCAGAACGCTGAAGA ACCTTTCGTCATTGCTTCTGCACTAAAGACACTGAAGTCAAGGGTTCACCCTCTTGCTCCCTCGGCTAACCAGATAAATGTTCTTCGTAATGAAGAGTTTGACTGTGCTTTGAGAGCCTTTAGGCGGCCTGCCTTTGACCCAGAGTCAAAACTGGACattgtttttattgatgaggaTGGTCTGGGAGACGGGGCCGCAGATGGCGGAGGGCCTACCAGGGAGTTTTGCAGACTCTTGATGGGACAAATCCAAGAGCACCAAATATTTGAAGGCCCTCAAGAAGCTCGCACCCTGGTCCTCGACAGTGTTG CCCTTCACAACAACATGTACAGAATTGTGGGCCAAATGTTGGCCGTTTGCCTGATCCAGGGAGGTGTGTCACCTAACTTTTTCTCAAGAAGGCTTTTCAGCCAAGCCTTTGGTCTTCCGTCTGTCCCAGCGACCACTGAGGAAGTGGTAGACCGCGGCCTAAAGGCTAAACTGGAGAAG ATAAGCAGTGCAGAGACACTTGACGATGCCAGACAGGCTGTTAATGAAGCAGCGGATGAGTTGGATCCGATGGGAGCTCTATGGCACCTCCAGTCCTTGGAGCAAAGGAAAGAGCTGATAGAGGCTGCTGTCCAGTTTTACTGTGAGAGGCGAATCCAAGCAGCCCTCCAACA aCTCAAAGAAGGACTGAGTACTCTTGGTGTCCTGGAAGAAGTGACGTCACACCCTCAAGCTTTTGAGAAAATCTTCCTGCAGGATACAACATCCCTGAAGGCCAGTGATATCGTGGGGCTTTTCCAGGCCAGATCTAGATCATTGCCAGGGTCAAATCGGAGGCGGCTGGAAGCCAGAGCTATTGCCTTTTGGAAGGATTGGCTTCTGGAGGTAGAAG GCGGACTAACCCACCCAATCGATCTTGAGGATGTTCTCATTTTTGCCACAGGCCTGCGCCGAATCCCAGCAATGGGTTTTGTGACACAGCCAGAACTGGCATTTCTCCACCCAGAGGATGGACTAGCTAGATTCCCAAAGGCAAACACATGTTCACTGGTGCTCCATCTACCTGTGGGACAGTCTTACACTGAATTCAAAAATAACATGGAGCTTGGAATAGGCTCTGGGGAGTGCCGAGTGTTACAGTGA
- the LOC125711944 gene encoding uncharacterized protein LOC125711944 isoform X12 has protein sequence MAMGILFYIVTEKPIEIGLSKNIRVKRRDPEPGRVEPARERLTTIRLAVLPNGQDSVFLPRVGSLIKKIVVPLSMPESTFIEKIRAEFPSLRGDFCLCRVNRLRKIQQLELTSVCPAAIKACPLLRRSAVYIRPMENREEVENVHQVGGGNGMEWESQDMEEQKRLRVFRRDEEHGSTGPVRRRMTAIRLAALPNSRDTLLFPRAGLSIKKIVVPLSMPESAFIEKIRAEFPSLRGDFQLCRVNRQREIRQLQLSPVCPSAIKACPLLRRSAVYIRPMGSGEEGVGNVNVVGDGVGKEWEKHSGLEEPNVLEEEEEDEEEERNELKEEDMITDQADDKAVERVSVGLLECRVLPGQQNEEHRHSPVLDREMERRRRQFLERELRRIEAINTRKKMMNSIPEPDNGVTVQFKYPDGSLRRRRFLPSQPFQHIVAFAGSEEMASEIFTLQKAMSCTSLQSTQRGSLADNGITAPCTLYILWMLGDALEDIKSNSFAAHEQTQAAPPTTVPTFSPAPPPPVTVPTFSPAPLLPVTVPTFSPAPLLPVTVPTISPAPPPPVTVPTFSPAPPPPVTVPTFSPAPPPLVTVPSISPAPLLPVTVPTISPAPPPPVTVPSFSPPLLPPVTVPTISPAPPPPVTVPSFSPPLLPPVSVPTLSPDPSPPVTVTTFSPPPPPPIIVPSFSCPPPLPVTVPTLSPAPPPTPSPSNISSTPSSPDLQNAEEPFVIASALKTLKSRVHPLAPSANQINVLRNEEFDCALRAFRRPAFDPESKLDIVFIDEDGLGDGAADGGGPTREFCRLLMGQIQEHQIFEGPQEARTLVLDSVALHNNMYRIVGQMLAVCLIQGGVSPNFFSRRLFSQAFGLPSVPATTEEVVDRGLKAKLEKISSAETLDDARQAVNEAADELDPMGALWHLQSLEQRKELIEAAVQFYCERRIQAALQQLKEGLSTLGVLEEVTSHPQAFEKIFLQDTTSLKASDIVGLFQARSRSLPGSNRRRLEARAIAFWKDWLLEVEGGLTHPIDLEDVLIFATGLRRIPAMGFVTQPELAFLHPEDGLARFPKANTCSLVLHLPVGQSYTEFKNNMELGIGSGECRVLQ, from the exons ATGGCGATGggaattttattttacattgtgACTGAAAAACCAATTGAGATTGGTTTGAGTAAGAATATCAGGGtaaaaag GCGAGATCCGGAGCCTGGGAGGGTAGAACCAGCTAGAGAGCGACTCACCACGATCCGACTGGCTGTTCTTCCGAATGGCCAAGATTCAGTATTTTTACCAAGAG TGGgatcattaattaaaaaaatcgtGGTTCCACTCTCCATGCCAGAGAGCACGTTTATTGAAAAAATAAGGGCAGAATTCCCTAGTTTACGAGGTGACTTCTGCCTTTGCAGAGTCAACAGACTTAGGAAAATCCAGCAGCTGGAGCTTACCTCTGTCTGTCCCGCTGCAATTAAAGCATGTCCTTTACTGCGAAGATCGGCCGTGTACATCAGACCGATG GAAAACAGGGAGGAGGTCGAGAATGTGCATCAAGTGGGGGGTGGGAATGGAATGGAGTGGGAAAGCCAAGACATGGAGGAACAGAAAAG ACTTCGCGTGTTTAGGCGAGATGAGGAGCACGGGAGCACAGGACCGGTCAGACGGCGGATGACTGCAATACGACTGGCTGCTCTTCCAAACAGCCGAGATACACTCTTATTTCCAAGAG CGGGATTATCCATAAAGAAAATCGTGGTGCCACTCTCCATGCCAGAGAGCGCATTTATTGAGAAAATAAGGGCAGAATTCCCTAGTTTACGAGGTGACTTTCAGCTTTGTAGAGTCAACAGACAAAGGGAAATCCGCCAGCTGCAGCTCTCCCCTGTCTGTCCCTCGGCTATAAAAGCGTGTCCTTTACTGCGAAGATCGGCCGTGTACATCAGACCAATG GGGTCTGGGGAGGAGGGAGTCGGGAATGTGAATGTAGTGGGGGATGGAGTTGGAAAGGAGTGGGAGAAGCACAGCGGGTTGGAGGAACCAAACgtgctggaggaggaggaggaggacgaggaggaggaacgAAACGAGTTGAAGGAGGAG GACATGATTACAGATCAGGCCGACGATAAAGCAgtagagagagtgagtgtgggcTTGCTGGAATGCCGTGTCCTGCCCGGACAGCAGAATGAAGAGCATCGGCATTCGCCGGTACTAGACCGAGAAATG GAGAGACGACGAAGGCAGTTTCTGGAGCGTGAGCTGAGAAGAATAGAG GCTATAAATACCAGGAAGAAAATGATGAATTCCATACCAGAGCCTGACAATGGGGTAACAGTCCAGTTTAAGTATCCTGACGGTAGCTTAAGACGGAGACGCTTCCTTCCTAGCCAACCTTTCCAG CATATAGTTGCCTTTGCGGGCAGTGAAGAAATGGCTAGTGAAATATTTACGCTTCAGAAGGCTATGTCCTGTACCTCACTGCAAAGCACCCAAAGAGGTTCACTGGCAGACAATGGCATCACTGCACCGTGTACTCTGTACATTCTGTGGATGTTGGGGGACGCACTGGAG GATATTAAGTCAAACTCCTTCGCAGCACATGAGCAGACGCAAGCTGCACCACCTACCACAGTCCCCACCTTCTCCCCTGCTCCCCCTCCACCGGTCACAGTCCCCACCTTCTCCCCTGCTCCCCTTCTACCGGTCACAGTCCCCACCTTCTCCCCTGCTCCCCTTCTACCGGTCACAGTCCCCAC CATCTCCCCTGCTCCCCCTCCACCGGTCACAGTCCCCACCTTCTCCCCTGCTCCCCCTCCACCGGTCACAGTCCCCACCTTCTCCCCTGCTCCCCCTCCACTGGTCACAGTCCCCAGCATCTCCCCTGCTCCCCTTCTACCGGTCACAGTCCCCACCATCTCCCCTGCTCCCCCTCCACCGGTCACAGTCCCCTCCTTTTCCCCTCCTCTCCTTCCACCAGTCACAGTCCCCACCATCTCCCCTGCTCCCCCTCCACCGGTCACAGTCCCCTCCTTTTCCCCTCCTCTCCTTCCACCGGTCTCAGTCCCCACCCTTTCCCCTGATCCCTCTCCACCTGTCACAGTAACAACCTTTTCCCCTCCTCCCCCTCCACCCATTATAGTCCCCTCTTTTTCCTGTCCTCCCCCTCTACCTGTCACAGTCCCCACCCTTTCCCCTgctccccctcccacccccagtcCCTCTAATATCTCCTCCACTCCGTCAAGCCCAGACCTGCAGAACGCTGAAGA ACCTTTCGTCATTGCTTCTGCACTAAAGACACTGAAGTCAAGGGTTCACCCTCTTGCTCCCTCGGCTAACCAGATAAATGTTCTTCGTAATGAAGAGTTTGACTGTGCTTTGAGAGCCTTTAGGCGGCCTGCCTTTGACCCAGAGTCAAAACTGGACattgtttttattgatgaggaTGGTCTGGGAGACGGGGCCGCAGATGGCGGAGGGCCTACCAGGGAGTTTTGCAGACTCTTGATGGGACAAATCCAAGAGCACCAAATATTTGAAGGCCCTCAAGAAGCTCGCACCCTGGTCCTCGACAGTGTTG CCCTTCACAACAACATGTACAGAATTGTGGGCCAAATGTTGGCCGTTTGCCTGATCCAGGGAGGTGTGTCACCTAACTTTTTCTCAAGAAGGCTTTTCAGCCAAGCCTTTGGTCTTCCGTCTGTCCCAGCGACCACTGAGGAAGTGGTAGACCGCGGCCTAAAGGCTAAACTGGAGAAG ATAAGCAGTGCAGAGACACTTGACGATGCCAGACAGGCTGTTAATGAAGCAGCGGATGAGTTGGATCCGATGGGAGCTCTATGGCACCTCCAGTCCTTGGAGCAAAGGAAAGAGCTGATAGAGGCTGCTGTCCAGTTTTACTGTGAGAGGCGAATCCAAGCAGCCCTCCAACA aCTCAAAGAAGGACTGAGTACTCTTGGTGTCCTGGAAGAAGTGACGTCACACCCTCAAGCTTTTGAGAAAATCTTCCTGCAGGATACAACATCCCTGAAGGCCAGTGATATCGTGGGGCTTTTCCAGGCCAGATCTAGATCATTGCCAGGGTCAAATCGGAGGCGGCTGGAAGCCAGAGCTATTGCCTTTTGGAAGGATTGGCTTCTGGAGGTAGAAG GCGGACTAACCCACCCAATCGATCTTGAGGATGTTCTCATTTTTGCCACAGGCCTGCGCCGAATCCCAGCAATGGGTTTTGTGACACAGCCAGAACTGGCATTTCTCCACCCAGAGGATGGACTAGCTAGATTCCCAAAGGCAAACACATGTTCACTGGTGCTCCATCTACCTGTGGGACAGTCTTACACTGAATTCAAAAATAACATGGAGCTTGGAATAGGCTCTGGGGAGTGCCGAGTGTTACAGTGA
- the LOC125711944 gene encoding uncharacterized protein LOC125711944 isoform X4, which yields MLSPESAKLKKEKAEVDGVSELPLQTSALGFSPDQVESICEALMEGGNVDLLGRFLSTIPPSADLLRGNETLLKAQALVSFHREEFKELYAILESRDFHPSNHRFLQDLYLRARYKEAERSRGRSLGALDKCRLRKKYPLPNTIWDGEKSRNAQKECYTSDRYSTWGRDPEPGRVEPARERLTTIRLAVLPNGQDSVFLPRVGSLIKKIVVPLSMPESTFIEKIRAEFPSLRGDFCLCRVNRLRKIQQLELTSVCPAAIKACPLLRRSAVYIRPMENREEVENVHQVGGGNGMEWESQDMEEQKRLRVFRRDEEHGSTGPVRRRMTAIRLAALPNSRDTLLFPRAGLSIKKIVVPLSMPESAFIEKIRAEFPSLRGDFQLCRVNRQREIRQLQLSPVCPSAIKACPLLRRSAVYIRPMGSGEEGVGNVNVVGDGVGKEWEKHSGLEEPNVLEEEEEDEEEERNELKEEDMITDQADDKAVERVSVGLLECRVLPGQQNEEHRHSPVLDREMERRRRQFLERELRRIEAINTRKKMMNSIPEPDNGVTVQFKYPDGSLRRRRFLPSQPFQHIVAFAGSEEMASEIFTLQKAMSCTSLQSTQRGSLADNGITAPCTLYILWMLGDALEDIKSNSFAAHEQTQAAPPTTVPTFSPAPPPPVTVPTISPAPPPPVTVPTFSPAPPPPVTVPTFSPAPPPLVTVPSISPAPLLPVTVPTISPAPPPPVTVPSFSPPLLPPVTVPTISPAPPPPVTVPSFSPPLLPPVSVPTLSPDPSPPVTVTTFSPPPPPPIIVPSFSCPPPLPVTVPTLSPAPPPTPSPSNISSTPSSPDLQNAEEPFVIASALKTLKSRVHPLAPSANQINVLRNEEFDCALRAFRRPAFDPESKLDIVFIDEDGLGDGAADGGGPTREFCRLLMGQIQEHQIFEGPQEARTLVLDSVALHNNMYRIVGQMLAVCLIQGGVSPNFFSRRLFSQAFGLPSVPATTEEVVDRGLKAKLEKISSAETLDDARQAVNEAADELDPMGALWHLQSLEQRKELIEAAVQFYCERRIQAALQQLKEGLSTLGVLEEVTSHPQAFEKIFLQDTTSLKASDIVGLFQARSRSLPGSNRRRLEARAIAFWKDWLLEVEGGLTHPIDLEDVLIFATGLRRIPAMGFVTQPELAFLHPEDGLARFPKANTCSLVLHLPVGQSYTEFKNNMELGIGSGECRVLQ from the exons ATGTTGTCTCCTGAGTCTGCAAAGCTGAAGAAAGAGAAGGCGGAGGTTGACGGTGTTTCGGAACTGCCGCTGCAAACTTCGGCGCTCGGCTTTTCCCCGGACCAAGTGGAGAGTATCTGCGAGGCGCTGATGGAGGGGGGCAACGTGGACCTCCTGGGTCGGTTCCTCTCCACCATCCCTCCGTCGGCCGACCTGCTACGTGGCAACGAGACCCTGCTGAAGGCCCAGGCGCTGGTCTCCTTCCACCGGGAGGAATTCAAAGAGCTGTATGCCATACTAGAGAGCCGCGACTTCCACCCGAGCAACCATAGGTTCCTGCAGGACCTGTACTTGCGGGCGCGGTATAAAGAGGCGGAGAGGTCCCGGGGTCGCAGCCTGGGAGCCCTGGATAAATGCAGGCTCCGGAAGAAGTACCCACTGCCAAACACGATATGGGACGGAGAGAAGTCCCGCAACGCCCAGAAGGAGTGCTACACCAGCGATAGGTACTCGACTTGGGG GCGAGATCCGGAGCCTGGGAGGGTAGAACCAGCTAGAGAGCGACTCACCACGATCCGACTGGCTGTTCTTCCGAATGGCCAAGATTCAGTATTTTTACCAAGAG TGGgatcattaattaaaaaaatcgtGGTTCCACTCTCCATGCCAGAGAGCACGTTTATTGAAAAAATAAGGGCAGAATTCCCTAGTTTACGAGGTGACTTCTGCCTTTGCAGAGTCAACAGACTTAGGAAAATCCAGCAGCTGGAGCTTACCTCTGTCTGTCCCGCTGCAATTAAAGCATGTCCTTTACTGCGAAGATCGGCCGTGTACATCAGACCGATG GAAAACAGGGAGGAGGTCGAGAATGTGCATCAAGTGGGGGGTGGGAATGGAATGGAGTGGGAAAGCCAAGACATGGAGGAACAGAAAAG ACTTCGCGTGTTTAGGCGAGATGAGGAGCACGGGAGCACAGGACCGGTCAGACGGCGGATGACTGCAATACGACTGGCTGCTCTTCCAAACAGCCGAGATACACTCTTATTTCCAAGAG CGGGATTATCCATAAAGAAAATCGTGGTGCCACTCTCCATGCCAGAGAGCGCATTTATTGAGAAAATAAGGGCAGAATTCCCTAGTTTACGAGGTGACTTTCAGCTTTGTAGAGTCAACAGACAAAGGGAAATCCGCCAGCTGCAGCTCTCCCCTGTCTGTCCCTCGGCTATAAAAGCGTGTCCTTTACTGCGAAGATCGGCCGTGTACATCAGACCAATG GGGTCTGGGGAGGAGGGAGTCGGGAATGTGAATGTAGTGGGGGATGGAGTTGGAAAGGAGTGGGAGAAGCACAGCGGGTTGGAGGAACCAAACgtgctggaggaggaggaggaggacgaggaggaggaacgAAACGAGTTGAAGGAGGAG GACATGATTACAGATCAGGCCGACGATAAAGCAgtagagagagtgagtgtgggcTTGCTGGAATGCCGTGTCCTGCCCGGACAGCAGAATGAAGAGCATCGGCATTCGCCGGTACTAGACCGAGAAATG GAGAGACGACGAAGGCAGTTTCTGGAGCGTGAGCTGAGAAGAATAGAG GCTATAAATACCAGGAAGAAAATGATGAATTCCATACCAGAGCCTGACAATGGGGTAACAGTCCAGTTTAAGTATCCTGACGGTAGCTTAAGACGGAGACGCTTCCTTCCTAGCCAACCTTTCCAG CATATAGTTGCCTTTGCGGGCAGTGAAGAAATGGCTAGTGAAATATTTACGCTTCAGAAGGCTATGTCCTGTACCTCACTGCAAAGCACCCAAAGAGGTTCACTGGCAGACAATGGCATCACTGCACCGTGTACTCTGTACATTCTGTGGATGTTGGGGGACGCACTGGAG GATATTAAGTCAAACTCCTTCGCAGCACATGAGCAGACGCAAGCTGCACCACCTACCACAGTCCCCACCTTCTCCCCTGCTCCCCCTCCACCGGTCACAGTCCCCAC CATCTCCCCTGCTCCCCCTCCACCGGTCACAGTCCCCACCTTCTCCCCTGCTCCCCCTCCACCGGTCACAGTCCCCACCTTCTCCCCTGCTCCCCCTCCACTGGTCACAGTCCCCAGCATCTCCCCTGCTCCCCTTCTACCGGTCACAGTCCCCACCATCTCCCCTGCTCCCCCTCCACCGGTCACAGTCCCCTCCTTTTCCCCTCCTCTCCTTCCACCAGTCACAGTCCCCACCATCTCCCCTGCTCCCCCTCCACCGGTCACAGTCCCCTCCTTTTCCCCTCCTCTCCTTCCACCGGTCTCAGTCCCCACCCTTTCCCCTGATCCCTCTCCACCTGTCACAGTAACAACCTTTTCCCCTCCTCCCCCTCCACCCATTATAGTCCCCTCTTTTTCCTGTCCTCCCCCTCTACCTGTCACAGTCCCCACCCTTTCCCCTgctccccctcccacccccagtcCCTCTAATATCTCCTCCACTCCGTCAAGCCCAGACCTGCAGAACGCTGAAGA ACCTTTCGTCATTGCTTCTGCACTAAAGACACTGAAGTCAAGGGTTCACCCTCTTGCTCCCTCGGCTAACCAGATAAATGTTCTTCGTAATGAAGAGTTTGACTGTGCTTTGAGAGCCTTTAGGCGGCCTGCCTTTGACCCAGAGTCAAAACTGGACattgtttttattgatgaggaTGGTCTGGGAGACGGGGCCGCAGATGGCGGAGGGCCTACCAGGGAGTTTTGCAGACTCTTGATGGGACAAATCCAAGAGCACCAAATATTTGAAGGCCCTCAAGAAGCTCGCACCCTGGTCCTCGACAGTGTTG CCCTTCACAACAACATGTACAGAATTGTGGGCCAAATGTTGGCCGTTTGCCTGATCCAGGGAGGTGTGTCACCTAACTTTTTCTCAAGAAGGCTTTTCAGCCAAGCCTTTGGTCTTCCGTCTGTCCCAGCGACCACTGAGGAAGTGGTAGACCGCGGCCTAAAGGCTAAACTGGAGAAG ATAAGCAGTGCAGAGACACTTGACGATGCCAGACAGGCTGTTAATGAAGCAGCGGATGAGTTGGATCCGATGGGAGCTCTATGGCACCTCCAGTCCTTGGAGCAAAGGAAAGAGCTGATAGAGGCTGCTGTCCAGTTTTACTGTGAGAGGCGAATCCAAGCAGCCCTCCAACA aCTCAAAGAAGGACTGAGTACTCTTGGTGTCCTGGAAGAAGTGACGTCACACCCTCAAGCTTTTGAGAAAATCTTCCTGCAGGATACAACATCCCTGAAGGCCAGTGATATCGTGGGGCTTTTCCAGGCCAGATCTAGATCATTGCCAGGGTCAAATCGGAGGCGGCTGGAAGCCAGAGCTATTGCCTTTTGGAAGGATTGGCTTCTGGAGGTAGAAG GCGGACTAACCCACCCAATCGATCTTGAGGATGTTCTCATTTTTGCCACAGGCCTGCGCCGAATCCCAGCAATGGGTTTTGTGACACAGCCAGAACTGGCATTTCTCCACCCAGAGGATGGACTAGCTAGATTCCCAAAGGCAAACACATGTTCACTGGTGCTCCATCTACCTGTGGGACAGTCTTACACTGAATTCAAAAATAACATGGAGCTTGGAATAGGCTCTGGGGAGTGCCGAGTGTTACAGTGA